One Nitrospina watsonii DNA segment encodes these proteins:
- a CDS encoding ankyrin repeat domain-containing protein, with translation MKQFFSLLIAVVLMWGGLAACGNEATSHLHEAAKIGAVGMMDKLIEQGEDINIKDAFHRTPLHWAVARGHIEAVRYLVDHKANPNARDREGFTPLHLATQLGEPAMARLLIENGADLDLKESSWQKTPLHFVAQFGTEDLVKLFIEKGANVNVRDALELTPLHYASLSGQQGVVTLLVDHGAGIHARGQDPFTRQPNTTPMQLAADPQMRLLLKSLGAKE, from the coding sequence ATGAAACAATTTTTCAGCCTGTTGATTGCGGTGGTTTTGATGTGGGGGGGACTCGCCGCCTGCGGCAACGAAGCCACCAGTCACCTGCATGAAGCCGCGAAGATCGGCGCCGTCGGCATGATGGACAAGCTGATCGAGCAGGGCGAAGACATCAACATCAAGGATGCGTTCCACCGCACGCCCTTGCACTGGGCCGTGGCGCGGGGTCACATCGAGGCGGTGCGGTACCTGGTCGATCACAAGGCCAATCCCAATGCCCGCGACCGCGAAGGCTTCACGCCGCTGCACCTGGCCACGCAGCTGGGCGAACCGGCGATGGCGCGGTTGCTCATCGAGAACGGAGCCGATCTGGATTTGAAAGAGTCGTCGTGGCAGAAAACGCCGCTGCACTTCGTGGCACAGTTCGGCACCGAGGACCTGGTGAAGCTGTTCATCGAGAAGGGGGCGAACGTCAACGTGCGCGACGCGCTGGAGCTGACGCCGCTGCATTACGCGTCGTTGAGCGGACAGCAGGGCGTCGTCACCCTGCTGGTCGATCATGGGGCCGGCATCCACGCCAGGGGACAGGATCCCTTCACCCGCCAGCCCAACACGACGCCGATGCAACTGGCTGCCGACCCGCAAATGCGCCTCCTGCTCAAATCCTTGGGCGCGAAGGAGTGA
- a CDS encoding YkgJ family cysteine cluster protein — MAKWWEKEPVRFECQEGCFKCCMKPGVVYFDQDDVHQAAHYVGLNPAEFRKKYNLRRFEGYWEMEVEEGSACTFLTMQGCSIHPAKPKQCRAYPFWKEHLDSKNYWTLVAGFCPGINEGPPVPAREIKQHLRDFKL, encoded by the coding sequence ATGGCGAAATGGTGGGAAAAGGAACCGGTCCGCTTCGAATGCCAGGAAGGGTGTTTCAAATGCTGCATGAAACCCGGCGTGGTGTATTTCGATCAGGACGACGTGCACCAGGCGGCGCATTACGTCGGCCTGAACCCGGCGGAGTTCCGCAAAAAGTACAACCTGCGCCGATTCGAGGGGTACTGGGAAATGGAAGTGGAAGAGGGTTCCGCCTGCACGTTCCTCACCATGCAGGGCTGTTCCATCCACCCCGCCAAGCCGAAACAGTGCCGGGCGTACCCGTTCTGGAAAGAGCACCTCGATTCGAAAAACTACTGGACCCTGGTGGCGGGCTTCTGTCCCGGCATCAACGAAGGTCCGCCGGTTCCGGCCAGGGAAATCAAGCAGCACCTGCGGGATTTCAAGCTCTGA
- a CDS encoding carbon starvation CstA family protein codes for MLTWTILIGSCLFFYFAGYRYYAGKLDREVVRPDAGSHTPAVADHDGVDYVASKPLVLFGHNFASIAGAGPVIGPIIAMHHFGWALTLMWVLIGNVFIGAVHDYLTLMMSVRSRGRSVADIAESTMGLRAKSVFSLFLVLAMLLVIAVFGVVAAKTLIAQPEMVIPTFAIIPISVLLGWFIYKKGGNLTTASIIAVLALLASIYAGFKLPLPLEGDVLGMSPLLFWFIVLMLYAGVASVLPVHVLLQPRDYLSTYVLFGSMALGIAALLWVAPGLNTPAYMGGYSEEQGPVWPMLFVLVACGAVSGFHSLVAGGTVSKQLENETQGRVISYGGMLTEGVVAVVTVLLVGGGLYWVAPVGGGIDMAELGFRETLKAGGWIHAFGHGYGNVVHQMLPVLGFTLASMIAVLALNTFVMTTLDTAVRITRFIVQESLGQRVPLFLNKYVTTVSVVAVAFIIGASDGWQKIWPIFGATNQLIAAVALFVIATYLIGIKRPTAYALYPAVFMVITTIGALSWQAYRFFTAPEPHLFLGTAALVLIGLALFVGHEGLQALKGRKISPEPAASEA; via the coding sequence ATGCTGACCTGGACCATTCTCATTGGATCCTGTCTGTTTTTCTACTTCGCCGGCTACCGGTACTATGCCGGCAAGCTGGACCGCGAGGTGGTGCGCCCGGACGCCGGATCGCACACACCGGCGGTGGCCGATCACGACGGCGTCGATTATGTGGCCAGCAAGCCGCTGGTGCTGTTCGGTCACAATTTCGCCTCCATCGCCGGGGCCGGGCCGGTGATCGGTCCCATCATCGCCATGCACCATTTCGGCTGGGCGTTGACGCTGATGTGGGTGCTGATCGGCAATGTGTTCATCGGTGCGGTGCACGATTATTTAACGCTCATGATGTCCGTGCGCAGCCGTGGCCGCTCGGTCGCCGACATCGCCGAGTCCACCATGGGCTTGCGCGCCAAATCCGTGTTCTCTCTATTTCTCGTGCTGGCCATGCTGCTGGTGATCGCCGTGTTCGGCGTGGTGGCGGCGAAGACGTTGATCGCGCAGCCGGAGATGGTCATCCCCACTTTCGCCATCATCCCCATCAGCGTGCTCCTGGGTTGGTTCATCTATAAAAAAGGCGGCAACCTGACGACGGCGTCCATCATCGCCGTGCTGGCGCTGCTGGCCAGCATTTATGCCGGATTCAAACTGCCGCTGCCGCTGGAAGGCGACGTGCTGGGCATGTCGCCCTTGTTGTTCTGGTTCATCGTGCTCATGCTGTACGCCGGGGTGGCGTCGGTGTTGCCGGTGCACGTGTTGTTGCAGCCGCGGGACTACCTGTCCACGTATGTTTTGTTCGGCAGCATGGCGCTGGGCATTGCGGCGTTGTTGTGGGTGGCGCCGGGATTGAACACGCCCGCTTACATGGGCGGTTATTCCGAAGAGCAGGGGCCGGTGTGGCCGATGCTGTTTGTGCTGGTGGCGTGCGGCGCGGTGTCGGGCTTCCACTCCCTCGTCGCCGGAGGCACCGTCTCCAAGCAACTCGAAAACGAAACGCAGGGCCGTGTCATCAGTTACGGCGGCATGCTGACGGAAGGCGTGGTCGCCGTGGTCACCGTGCTTCTGGTCGGTGGCGGTCTGTACTGGGTGGCGCCGGTGGGCGGCGGCATCGACATGGCGGAACTCGGATTCCGCGAAACGTTGAAAGCGGGCGGCTGGATCCACGCCTTCGGCCACGGCTACGGCAACGTCGTCCACCAGATGCTGCCGGTGCTGGGCTTCACCCTGGCTTCGATGATCGCCGTGCTGGCGCTCAACACCTTTGTCATGACGACGCTGGACACGGCGGTGCGCATCACCCGCTTCATCGTGCAGGAATCGCTGGGGCAGCGCGTGCCGCTGTTTCTCAACAAGTACGTGACCACGGTCAGCGTGGTGGCTGTGGCCTTTATCATTGGTGCGAGCGACGGCTGGCAAAAGATCTGGCCGATTTTCGGCGCAACCAATCAATTGATCGCGGCGGTGGCGCTGTTTGTCATCGCCACCTACCTGATCGGCATCAAACGGCCTACAGCCTATGCACTCTATCCTGCGGTGTTCATGGTGATCACCACCATCGGCGCGTTGTCGTGGCAGGCGTATCGTTTTTTCACCGCACCGGAACCGCACCTGTTTCTGGGCACGGCGGCGCTGGTGTTGATTGGGCTGGCACTGTTTGTCGGCCATGAAGGCTTGCAGGCGTTGAAAGGCCGCAAAATCAGTCCCGAACCCGCCGCCAGCGAAGCTTGA
- a CDS encoding alpha/beta hydrolase, which translates to MKGKRIFETAAALLAILILYAVVLIGCENKIIYHPYKYPAGEWEAVDGLEVEDVWFHAADGTQLHGWYFPATGARATLLFFHGNAGNLTHRVDNIQRLTPLGLNVFIFDYRGYGKSEGSPDEAGILQDAQAAYDTLVTTRRVPPETVILFGRSLGAAFATDVARHNPAAGLILEAAFTNARDMAGEMFPLLPIGWAIRSKLNAIDKVPHIALPKLFIHGSDDEVVPYRLGRKLYAAAAQPKAFYDLPGAGHNDTYRVGGQAYFGRIQRFVDEVLKQPQPKLSNE; encoded by the coding sequence ATGAAAGGGAAACGTATTTTCGAGACGGCGGCGGCTCTTCTGGCCATCCTGATTTTATACGCGGTGGTGTTGATCGGTTGTGAGAACAAGATCATCTACCACCCATACAAATACCCGGCGGGAGAGTGGGAAGCGGTGGACGGACTTGAAGTGGAGGACGTGTGGTTCCACGCCGCAGACGGAACCCAACTGCATGGCTGGTATTTTCCCGCAACCGGGGCGCGCGCGACCTTATTGTTCTTTCACGGCAACGCCGGCAACCTGACGCACCGCGTGGACAACATCCAGCGCCTCACCCCGCTCGGCCTCAACGTGTTCATCTTCGATTACCGCGGCTACGGCAAAAGCGAGGGCAGTCCCGATGAGGCCGGCATTCTGCAGGACGCGCAGGCGGCCTACGACACGCTGGTGACAACGCGCCGGGTGCCGCCGGAGACGGTGATCCTGTTCGGCCGCTCGCTGGGCGCGGCGTTCGCCACCGACGTCGCCCGGCACAACCCGGCGGCGGGATTGATTCTGGAAGCGGCGTTCACCAATGCGCGGGACATGGCGGGCGAGATGTTTCCCCTCCTGCCCATCGGCTGGGCCATCCGCTCGAAACTGAACGCCATCGACAAGGTGCCGCACATCGCCCTCCCCAAACTGTTTATTCATGGCAGCGATGACGAAGTGGTACCCTATCGGCTCGGACGCAAGCTGTACGCCGCCGCGGCGCAACCGAAAGCGTTTTACGACCTGCCCGGCGCGGGCCACAACGACACCTACCGCGTTGGCGGGCAGGCGTACTTCGGTCGCATTCAGCGTTTTGTGGACGAGGTGTTGAAGCAACCGCAACCCAAACTTTCCAATGAATGA
- a CDS encoding NfeD family protein, whose translation MYWKPWMAVFGCGLLLAAGGALAELKGSDTAQPPPQASSSGRVLVVEISGAINPVSAAYTSKHIQAANDAGDALVVLQMDTPGGLDTSMRQIIKAIQASNVPVATYVAPSGSRAASAGTFITIASHIAAMTPGTNIGAAHPVNMMGGQPQDKEGKPSPMEEKVVNDASAYIRSLAEKRGRNAYWAEKAVRQSQSISAEEAKKLGVIDLVAGSLDALLLAIDGREVKLDDGRTVTLDTKNKEVVHLKMTPREEILDVISNPNVAYILMMIGMVGLYFELSNPGLILPGILGGISMILALYAMQTLPINYAGLLLILLAGILFVVELNVPTFGLLSAGGTVSLLLGSIMLIDSDDPAMQISNTVLIPTLAVSIAVTVGALWLATRSAGLKAVSGHEGLVGEHGTAYSKLNPQGKVRVHGEIWQAVCDGSIDKGDAVVVEGLDGLTVKVRKSG comes from the coding sequence ATGTACTGGAAACCATGGATGGCGGTGTTCGGATGCGGTCTCCTGCTGGCGGCGGGCGGAGCTTTGGCCGAGCTCAAAGGGTCGGACACGGCGCAGCCTCCCCCGCAGGCGTCGTCCTCAGGCCGGGTGCTGGTGGTGGAAATCTCCGGCGCCATCAATCCCGTCTCGGCCGCCTACACCAGCAAACACATTCAGGCGGCGAACGACGCCGGCGACGCGCTGGTGGTGTTGCAGATGGACACGCCGGGCGGTCTCGACACCTCCATGCGGCAGATCATCAAAGCCATCCAGGCGTCGAACGTGCCGGTGGCGACCTACGTCGCGCCGAGTGGATCGCGCGCCGCCTCCGCCGGAACGTTCATCACCATCGCCTCCCACATCGCCGCCATGACGCCGGGCACCAACATCGGCGCGGCCCACCCCGTCAACATGATGGGCGGCCAGCCCCAGGACAAAGAAGGCAAGCCCTCGCCGATGGAAGAGAAAGTCGTCAACGACGCCTCGGCGTACATCCGCTCGCTGGCCGAGAAGCGCGGACGCAATGCCTACTGGGCGGAAAAAGCCGTGCGCCAGAGCCAGTCGATCTCCGCTGAGGAAGCGAAGAAGCTGGGCGTCATCGACCTGGTGGCGGGCAGCCTCGATGCCCTGCTGCTGGCCATAGACGGTCGCGAGGTGAAGCTCGACGACGGACGCACGGTGACTTTGGACACGAAGAACAAGGAAGTGGTTCACCTCAAGATGACACCGCGTGAAGAAATTCTCGATGTCATCTCCAACCCCAACGTCGCCTACATTTTAATGATGATTGGCATGGTGGGATTGTACTTTGAGTTGTCGAACCCGGGGCTCATTCTGCCCGGCATCCTGGGCGGCATCAGCATGATCCTCGCCCTCTACGCCATGCAGACCCTGCCCATCAATTACGCCGGACTGTTATTGATCCTGCTCGCGGGCATTTTGTTTGTGGTCGAGCTCAACGTGCCGACGTTCGGGTTGCTGTCGGCAGGCGGCACGGTGTCGCTGCTTTTGGGATCGATCATGCTGATCGACAGCGACGACCCGGCGATGCAGATTTCGAACACGGTGTTGATCCCGACGCTGGCGGTATCGATCGCGGTGACGGTGGGGGCGCTGTGGCTGGCCACGCGCTCGGCCGGGCTCAAAGCGGTGAGCGGGCACGAGGGGCTTGTTGGCGAGCACGGTACGGCGTATTCGAAGCTCAATCCGCAGGGCAAGGTGCGGGTGCACGGCGAAATCTGGCAGGCGGTGTGCGATGGCAGCATCGACAAGGGCGACGCGGTGGTGGTGGAAGGGCTCGACGGCCTCACGGTCAAAGTCAGAAAATCCGGTTGA
- the proB gene encoding glutamate 5-kinase, with the protein MRREILAAVKRVVIKIGSGVISDHESGRTALERGLSQKRIRSYARRIKHITDLGVEVIVVSSGAIMAGRQRLNLVRSTLDIPEKQACAAIGQSFLMRTYENFFDKQGLKVAQILLGHDDLEHRKRFLNIKHTMEALLERGVIPIVNENDSVTVDEIKIGDNDTLSANVACMAGAQLLIILSDVDGLYNGDPARVPKNAADAPQLISHVDRITPDIEQLAGKSRNPLSVGGMYTKVLAAKKTMSFGIPTLVVNGLDGKILDRIFAGAAVGTLFWSGKTKIRDRKHWIAHTLKPAGTLTVDAGACRAIVERGKSLLPAGVVTVEGKFEFGASVRIVSDGSEIARGLVNYSSADLERIKGMKTSAIRNLVGTAFYEEVVHRDDLVIVSS; encoded by the coding sequence CTGCGGCGGGAAATACTGGCGGCGGTCAAGCGCGTGGTGATCAAGATCGGCAGCGGCGTGATCAGCGATCACGAGTCGGGCCGCACTGCGCTGGAACGGGGTCTCAGCCAGAAACGCATCCGCAGTTATGCCCGGCGCATCAAGCACATCACCGATCTCGGCGTCGAGGTCATCGTCGTGTCCTCCGGCGCCATCATGGCCGGACGCCAGCGCCTCAACCTGGTGCGCTCCACCCTCGACATCCCGGAAAAACAGGCCTGCGCCGCCATCGGCCAGAGTTTCCTCATGCGCACCTATGAGAATTTTTTCGACAAGCAGGGCCTGAAGGTGGCGCAGATCCTGCTCGGCCACGACGACCTGGAGCACCGCAAACGCTTCCTCAACATCAAGCACACCATGGAAGCCCTGCTGGAGCGCGGCGTCATTCCCATCGTCAACGAAAACGATTCGGTGACGGTCGATGAAATCAAGATCGGCGACAACGACACGCTGTCGGCAAACGTCGCCTGCATGGCGGGAGCGCAGCTTTTGATCATTCTGTCGGACGTGGACGGCCTGTACAACGGCGATCCGGCGCGCGTCCCGAAAAACGCGGCGGACGCGCCGCAGTTGATCTCGCACGTGGACCGCATCACTCCGGACATCGAACAGCTGGCGGGCAAAAGCCGCAACCCGCTCTCCGTCGGCGGCATGTACACCAAGGTGCTGGCGGCGAAAAAGACCATGAGCTTCGGCATTCCCACGCTGGTGGTCAACGGGCTGGATGGTAAAATACTGGACAGGATCTTCGCCGGGGCGGCGGTGGGCACGCTGTTCTGGTCGGGGAAGACCAAAATCCGCGACCGCAAGCACTGGATCGCGCACACGCTGAAACCGGCGGGCACGTTGACCGTCGATGCCGGCGCGTGCCGGGCCATCGTCGAGCGCGGCAAAAGCCTGCTGCCGGCGGGGGTGGTGACGGTCGAGGGAAAATTCGAGTTTGGCGCGTCGGTGCGCATCGTGTCGGACGGAAGCGAGATCGCCCGCGGCCTCGTCAATTACAGTTCCGCCGACCTCGAACGCATCAAGGGCATGAAGACGTCGGCGATCCGCAACCTCGTCGGCACCGCATTTTATGAAGAAGTCGTGCACCGCGACGATCTGGTGATTGTGTCATCATAA
- a CDS encoding NifU family protein, with protein MKLSEVIARQTEKKTGGQTLGDRPRTPVDKRALKVIRTRETPNPNALQFVLNAQILETGNKSYSSLDDCGDDKLGRALFKNDAVKNVYIMKNFVTVTKQDTAGWNPLKTQIWNLIDELVEVYPSEEAAKTANVDVSDFNSLPHEKKLEAIEMVLNRSIRSQLAQDGGGVVLQGMEGKEVQIHYQGACENCPSSMTGTLQHIEKLIKQQLDRDLVVKSV; from the coding sequence ATGAAGCTCAGCGAGGTGATAGCGCGTCAGACGGAAAAGAAAACCGGCGGCCAGACTCTGGGCGACCGGCCCCGCACGCCTGTGGACAAGCGGGCGCTCAAGGTGATCCGCACCCGCGAAACGCCGAATCCGAACGCGCTCCAGTTTGTGCTCAACGCCCAGATTCTGGAAACGGGCAACAAATCGTATTCTTCGCTGGATGACTGCGGCGACGACAAGCTGGGCCGCGCCCTGTTCAAAAACGATGCGGTGAAGAACGTGTACATCATGAAAAACTTCGTCACCGTCACCAAGCAGGACACGGCAGGGTGGAATCCGCTCAAAACCCAGATCTGGAACCTCATCGACGAGCTGGTCGAGGTCTATCCCAGTGAAGAGGCGGCGAAAACGGCGAACGTGGATGTTTCGGATTTCAACAGCCTGCCGCACGAGAAGAAGCTGGAAGCCATCGAGATGGTGCTGAACCGCTCCATCCGCAGCCAGTTGGCGCAGGACGGCGGTGGTGTGGTGTTGCAGGGGATGGAAGGCAAAGAGGTCCAAATCCACTACCAGGGCGCCTGCGAGAATTGCCCGTCGTCGATGACCGGCACGCTGCAACACATCGAGAAACTCATCAAGCAGCAGTTGGACCGCGACCTCGTCGTCAAGTCGGTCTGA
- a CDS encoding adenylosuccinate synthase, which translates to MPVSVVVGMQWGDEGKGKIIDLLSEKADVVARYQGGHNAGHTICFGDQKFILHLIPSGIFHEGKLCIIGNGVVIDPKALVEEITLLEKAGIDFAGKLVISNRANIILPYHMVSDQNKESTSGTRKIGTTGRGIGPSYADKIARAGLRTCDFLEEDALKETMRANYEEKKKVLKKLYDHDLPEFNRLYDETLVYREVLLKYIGDTQRILRDEIAQGRNILCEGAQGTMLDVDHGTYPFVTSSNATSGGACTGLGIPPTQVERVIGVIKAYTTRVGEGPFPTELLDGFGDQLRDSGDEFGSTTGRPRRCGWFDAVVAKYAVELNGVDAITLTKIDVLDQFDTLKVCTGYRYKGKVQDGMPACPRILQECQPVYTEFPGWKQSTSGARCFSDLPDNAKRYIDALQKMLDVDVLMVSTGPHRDHTILQGALF; encoded by the coding sequence ATGCCTGTTTCCGTAGTGGTGGGAATGCAGTGGGGCGATGAAGGAAAAGGAAAAATCATCGACCTGCTTTCCGAAAAAGCGGATGTGGTGGCGCGTTACCAGGGCGGTCACAACGCCGGTCACACCATCTGTTTCGGCGATCAAAAATTCATTCTGCACCTTATTCCTTCCGGGATTTTCCACGAGGGCAAGCTGTGCATCATCGGCAACGGCGTGGTCATCGATCCCAAAGCGCTGGTCGAGGAGATCACCCTGCTGGAGAAGGCGGGGATCGATTTTGCGGGCAAGCTGGTGATCAGCAACCGCGCCAACATCATCCTGCCGTACCACATGGTGTCCGACCAGAACAAGGAAAGCACGTCGGGCACGCGCAAGATCGGCACCACCGGACGCGGTATCGGTCCGTCTTACGCCGACAAGATTGCGCGCGCGGGCCTGCGCACCTGCGATTTCCTGGAAGAAGACGCGTTGAAGGAAACCATGCGCGCCAATTACGAGGAAAAGAAAAAAGTCCTCAAGAAACTGTACGATCACGATCTGCCGGAGTTCAACCGCCTTTACGACGAAACGCTGGTGTACCGTGAGGTGCTGCTGAAATACATCGGCGACACGCAACGGATTTTGCGCGACGAGATCGCCCAGGGCCGCAACATTTTGTGCGAAGGCGCGCAGGGCACCATGCTGGACGTGGACCACGGCACTTATCCGTTCGTCACCTCGTCCAACGCCACCTCCGGCGGCGCGTGCACCGGCCTCGGCATCCCGCCGACCCAGGTGGAGCGGGTCATCGGCGTCATCAAGGCCTACACCACACGCGTCGGCGAGGGGCCGTTCCCGACCGAGTTGTTGGACGGCTTCGGCGACCAGTTGCGCGACAGCGGCGACGAGTTTGGCTCGACCACAGGGCGGCCCCGGCGTTGCGGCTGGTTCGACGCGGTGGTGGCGAAGTATGCGGTCGAGTTGAACGGCGTCGATGCCATCACGCTGACCAAAATCGACGTGCTGGACCAGTTCGACACGCTCAAAGTCTGTACCGGCTACCGTTATAAAGGCAAGGTGCAGGACGGCATGCCCGCCTGTCCGCGGATTTTGCAGGAGTGCCAGCCGGTGTACACGGAGTTTCCGGGCTGGAAACAGAGCACCTCCGGCGCGCGCTGTTTCAGCGACCTGCCCGACAACGCCAAGCGTTACATCGACGCCCTACAGAAGATGCTGGATGTGGACGTGCTGATGGTCTCCACCGGGCCGCACCGGGATCACACGATCCTGCAAGGCGCGTTGTTTTAA
- the kdsA gene encoding 3-deoxy-8-phosphooctulonate synthase has translation MESSLKTQEVNIGPIAVGNGHPLAVIAGPCVIESEQHAMETAEQLQKVFAKAGIPFIYKSSYDKANRSSLQSYRGPGLQEGLRILKKVKDELGLPVLSDVHKEEEIDPASEVLDILQIPAFLCRQTDLVVKTAKTGKPVNVKKGQFMAPWDMKNVVDKVKETGNENILLTERGFTFGYNNLVVDMRSLVLMRELGYPVVFDCTHSLQLPGGQGTTSGGQRELVPYLTRGAVAVGCDMLFMEVHPDPDSAPSDGPNMLRLDTLPAMLEQIKQLDALRLP, from the coding sequence ATGGAATCCAGTTTGAAAACGCAGGAAGTGAACATCGGCCCGATCGCCGTCGGCAACGGCCACCCGCTGGCGGTCATCGCCGGGCCGTGTGTGATCGAGTCGGAACAGCACGCCATGGAAACCGCCGAACAATTGCAGAAGGTATTTGCGAAGGCGGGCATTCCGTTCATCTACAAATCGTCGTACGACAAGGCCAACCGCTCGTCGTTGCAGTCGTACCGCGGTCCGGGCCTCCAGGAAGGCCTGCGCATTCTGAAAAAAGTCAAAGACGAATTGGGACTGCCCGTCCTGTCCGACGTGCACAAGGAAGAGGAAATCGATCCCGCCTCCGAGGTGCTGGATATTTTGCAGATTCCGGCGTTCCTCTGCCGCCAGACGGACCTCGTGGTCAAGACCGCCAAGACCGGCAAACCGGTCAACGTCAAGAAGGGCCAGTTCATGGCGCCGTGGGACATGAAAAACGTCGTCGATAAAGTCAAGGAAACCGGCAACGAAAACATCCTGCTCACTGAGCGCGGTTTCACCTTCGGCTACAACAACCTCGTTGTGGACATGCGCTCCCTGGTATTGATGCGCGAGCTGGGCTATCCCGTGGTGTTTGACTGCACGCACAGTTTGCAGTTGCCGGGCGGACAGGGCACGACTTCCGGCGGCCAGCGCGAGCTGGTGCCCTACCTCACGCGCGGCGCGGTGGCGGTGGGATGCGACATGCTGTTCATGGAAGTGCACCCGGACCCCGACAGCGCGCCGTCCGATGGACCCAACATGCTGCGGCTCGATACGCTGCCGGCCATGCTCGAACAGATCAAACAACTCGACGCGCTGCGGCTTCCCTGA